A window of the Lolium perenne isolate Kyuss_39 chromosome 7, Kyuss_2.0, whole genome shotgun sequence genome harbors these coding sequences:
- the LOC127312614 gene encoding BTB/POZ and MATH domain-containing protein 1-like produces MKLEELDKEKHLQDDCLSVLCDVTVDTGLRTEDYTDEVAAAEELTKAPPPFPVHGIAEAIWNRQEPDVKIEAGDGQTLAAHRWVLEAGSPVFKADLALASNDTVAELRVGDMDADVCKALLRFMYTNSPPPELEAMAERLLVAANRYELEELKLACEEALCKNIDTSSVTAALALAERHGCTVLRKAGMRFLSSPGNLDVVLASPDGLEKLKTGCPSALLELLEKNRPLDEQLLSTRV; encoded by the coding sequence ATGAAACTCGAAGAACTGGACAAGGAGAAGCACCTCCAGGACGACTGCCTGTCCGTCCTCTGCGACGTCACCGTCGACACGGGGCTGCGCACCGAGGACTACACGGACGAGGTTGCTGCGGCGGAGGAACTCACCAAGGCGCCACCGCCGTTCCCCGTGCATGGCATCGCGGAAGCTATCTGGAACAGGCAGGAACCCGACGTGAAGATCGAGGCCGGCGACGGGCAGACGCTCGCCGCGCACCGGTGGGTGCTCGAGGCCGGATCCCCCGTCTTCAAGGCGGACCTCGCGCTCGCCTCCAACGACACCGTCGCTGAGCTACGCGTCGGCGACATGGACGCCGACGTGTGCAAGGCGCTGCTCCGGTTCATGTACACCaactcgccgccgccggagctcGAGGCGATGGCGGAGCGGCTCCTCGTCGCGGCGAACAGGTACGAGCTGGAAGAGCTGAAGCTCGCCTGCGAGGAGGCGCTGTGCAAGAACATCGACACGAGCTCCGTGACCGCCGCACTGGCGCTGGCCGAGCGTCATGGTTGCACCGTGCTGAGGAAGGCGGGCATGCGGTTCCTCTCTTCTCCCGGTAACCTGGATGTGGTCTTGGCATCGCCCGATGGTCTTGAGAAGCTCAAGACAGGATGCCCATCTGCTCTGCTGGAGCTCCTCGAGAAGAATAGGCCGCTAGATGAGCAGTTACTTAGCACACGCGTCTGA
- the LOC127311516 gene encoding BTB/POZ and MATH domain-containing protein 3-like: MSTSALLSALRVGGRQKITASTFGARTQATGSHDFRVHRFTQVREKVANGTAVQSGTFGIGGHDWRIKCYPNGNNERNQGCISLYLRNASHAKSGDATANYKMSILDKSWKPSCTGTSSQGRLFKGSSLSWGWKDFIKIEDLDKEKHLADDCLTIVCDVTVDTGLRTEDYTDEVAAAEELTKAPPPFPVHGIAEAIWNRQEPDVKIEAGDGQTLAAHRWVLEAGSPVFKADLALASNDTVAELRVGDMDADVCKALLRFMYTNSQPPELEAMAERLLVAADRYELEELKLACEEALCKNIDTSSVTAALALAERHGCTVLRKAGMRFLSSPGNLDVVLASSDGLEKLKTSCPSALLELLDKKRPLNEQLISTRV, translated from the coding sequence ATGTCGACGTCCGCGCTCTTGTCCGCTCTGCGCGTCGGTGGCCGGCAGAAGATCACCGCCTCCACCTTCGGCGCGAGGACGCAGGCGACCGGCTCCCACGACTTCAGGGTCCACAGGTTCACGCAGGTcagggagaaggtggccaatggcACGGCCGTCCAGTCAGGCACGTTCGGCATCGGCGGGCACGACTGGCGTATCAAGTGCTACCCAAACGGCAACAACGAACGGAACCAAGGCTGCATCTCCCTCTACCTCCGGAACGCCAGCCACGCCAAGAGCGGCGACGCCACGGCTAACTACAAGATGAGCATACTCGACAAGTCCTGGAAGCCGTCGTGCACCGGGACCTCGTCACAAGGCCGCCTCTTCAAGGGTTCTAGTCTTAGTTGGGGCTGGAAGGATTTCATCAAAATTGAGGATCTGGACAAGGAGAAGCACCTCGCGGACGATTGCCTCACCATCGTCTGCGACGTCACCGTCGACACGGGGCTGCGCACCGAGGACTACACGGACGAGGTTGCTGCGGCGGAGGAACTCACCAAGGCGCCACCGCCGTTCCCCGTGCATGGCATCGCGGAAGCTATCTGGAACAGGCAGGAACCCGACGTGAAGATCGAGGCCGGCGACGGGCAGACGCTCGCCGCGCACCGGTGGGTGCTCGAGGCCGGATCCCCAGTCTTCAAGGCGGACCTCGCGCTCGCCTCCAACGACACCGTCGCTGAGCTACGCGTCGGCGACATGGACGCCGACGTGTGCAAGGCGCTGCTCCGGTTCATGTACACCAACTCGCAGCCGCCGGAGCTCGAGGCGATGGCGGAGCGGCTCCTCGTCGCGGCGGACAGGTACGAGCTGGAGGAGCTGAAGCTCGCCTGCGAGGAGGCGCTGTGCAAGAACATCGACACGAGCTCCGTGACCGCCGCACTGGCGCTGGCCGAGCGTCATGGTTGCACCGTGCTGAGGAAGGCGGGCATGCGATTCCTCTCTTCTCCCGGTAACCTGGATGTGGTCTTGGCGTCGTCCGATGGTCTTGAGAAGCTCAAGACAAGCTGCCCATCTGCTCTGCTGGAGCTCCTCGATAAGAAGAGGCCGCTGAATGAGCAGTTAATTAGCACACGCGTCTGA